From Bacteroidales bacterium, one genomic window encodes:
- a CDS encoding amidophosphoribosyltransferase has product MSEQIKHECGIVLIRLLKPLSYYKKKYGTYSYGLNKLYLMMEKQHNRGQEGAGLACIKINAEPGNEYIFRERALGNTAIAECFDNVHKAIDEAKKSTLETEDLPYLGEVYIGHLRYSTTGRSGMSYVHPFLRRNNWRTRNLCLAGNFNLTNEEELFDMVIGQGQHPRSDADTFLILEQMGCLLDEHHNDLYKKFKAQGFRGAELNQKIEESIDMEGVIAEASKTWDGGFCIVGATGSGESFVFKDRWGIRPCYYYSDNEVVVAASERAAIQTAMDVKFEDIKELTAGEAITIHRDGRMNISCIVKPSNPKPCSFERIYFSRGSDAEIYRERKMLGKLLAPQILSASAGGFDHTVFSFIPNTAEVAYYGMIEGLNDKLNEAKFLAIEEIQNKSVGSKENKNKELLNKENEAIKEILARKVRTEKLAIKDIKMRTFIAEGSTRNDLAAHVYDITYNSIIPKKDTIAVIDDSIVRGTTLKQSIIKILSRLDPKEIIIISSSPQIRYPDCYGIDMSRMGEFIAFNAAVSLIKERGMEKLLSEVYRKCKAADNKPLSEFISSSTTSSKDSSAAKPHIQNFVKEIYAPFTEEEISAKIAELVTPDGLKCNVKVVYQSIENLHKACPKNSGDWYFSGNYPTPGGTRTAIRAYINYYEGNPYKRGYSR; this is encoded by the coding sequence AAACAGCACAACCGCGGCCAGGAAGGAGCCGGACTTGCATGCATTAAAATTAATGCCGAACCTGGCAATGAATACATATTCAGAGAGCGCGCGCTTGGCAATACTGCAATTGCGGAATGCTTTGATAATGTGCATAAAGCAATTGATGAGGCAAAGAAGAGCACATTGGAAACGGAAGATCTTCCATACCTTGGAGAAGTTTATATAGGTCACCTAAGATACAGTACCACAGGGAGAAGCGGTATGTCTTACGTTCATCCGTTTTTAAGAAGGAACAACTGGCGCACCCGCAATCTTTGTCTTGCCGGGAACTTCAACCTGACAAATGAAGAGGAATTATTTGACATGGTCATAGGACAAGGCCAGCATCCGCGCAGCGACGCAGATACATTTTTAATTCTGGAACAGATGGGCTGTCTGCTTGACGAGCATCATAATGATTTGTACAAAAAGTTTAAGGCTCAAGGTTTTAGAGGCGCGGAGCTAAATCAGAAAATTGAAGAAAGCATAGATATGGAGGGAGTAATTGCGGAGGCTTCTAAAACATGGGACGGAGGATTTTGCATTGTAGGCGCAACCGGCAGCGGAGAAAGTTTTGTATTCAAAGACAGATGGGGAATTAGACCTTGCTATTATTATAGTGATAATGAGGTTGTTGTAGCAGCATCAGAGCGTGCCGCCATACAAACCGCAATGGATGTAAAATTTGAAGATATCAAAGAACTTACTGCAGGTGAGGCAATTACTATTCATCGCGACGGGCGCATGAATATCAGCTGCATTGTAAAGCCCAGCAATCCAAAGCCTTGCTCATTTGAGAGAATTTATTTTTCCCGCGGTTCAGATGCTGAAATCTACAGGGAGAGAAAAATGCTTGGCAAACTTTTGGCTCCGCAAATTCTTTCAGCCTCTGCCGGCGGTTTTGACCATACTGTTTTCTCCTTTATTCCAAATACCGCAGAAGTTGCGTATTATGGTATGATTGAGGGACTTAATGACAAACTTAATGAAGCAAAATTCCTGGCCATAGAAGAGATTCAAAACAAATCTGTCGGGAGCAAAGAGAATAAAAATAAAGAACTTCTTAACAAAGAAAATGAGGCTATCAAAGAGATTCTTGCGCGCAAGGTAAGGACGGAAAAGCTTGCTATTAAGGATATTAAGATGAGAACCTTTATTGCGGAAGGAAGCACAAGAAATGATTTGGCCGCTCACGTTTATGATATAACTTACAATAGCATTATTCCTAAAAAGGATACAATTGCAGTAATAGATGACAGCATAGTAAGAGGCACAACGCTAAAGCAGAGTATTATAAAGATACTCAGCAGGTTAGATCCAAAGGAGATAATAATAATATCCTCTTCTCCGCAAATCAGATACCCTGATTGCTATGGAATTGACATGAGCAGAATGGGAGAATTTATCGCTTTTAATGCGGCGGTTTCATTAATCAAAGAGAGAGGAATGGAAAAATTGCTAAGTGAAGTTTACAGAAAATGCAAGGCGGCTGATAACAAACCGCTCTCAGAATTTATAAGTTCAAGTACTACTTCCAGCAAAGATTCATCTGCGGCAAAGCCTCATATTCAGAACTTTGTAAAGGAGATATATGCTCCATTCACAGAGGAGGAAATTTCTGCAAAGATTGCAGAGCTTGTTACTCCCGACGGTTTAAAATGCAATGTAAAAGTTGTGTATCAAAGCATTGAGAATTTGCATAAAGCATGTCCTAAAAATAGCGGCGATTGGTACTTCAGCGGAAACTATCCAACCCCCGGAGGTACAAGGACGGCAATACGTGCGTACATAAATTATTATGAAGGAAACCCCTATAAACGCGGTTATAGTAGATAA
- a CDS encoding RNA-binding protein, with protein MLQQNKTTFTMNIFVSSLSFKARREDLEQLFAPYGEVSSARIIINRDTHRSRGYGFVEMPDDAAAEKAIAALNGSEHMGRTINVAVATSKANHPQESAPQNPAGENPQQ; from the coding sequence TTGTTACAACAAAACAAAACAACTTTTACAATGAACATTTTTGTATCTAGCCTAAGTTTTAAAGCAAGAAGAGAAGACTTAGAGCAGTTATTCGCTCCCTACGGGGAAGTTTCTTCAGCTAGGATTATTATTAACAGGGACACTCACAGATCTAGAGGATATGGATTTGTTGAGATGCCGGATGATGCTGCAGCTGAAAAAGCAATTGCAGCTCTTAACGGTTCCGAACATATGGGAAGAACCATTAATGTTGCAGTAGCAACGTCCAAGGCTAATCACCCTCAGGAATCAGCTCCGCAAAACCCTGCAGGTGAGAACCCTCAGCAGTAG
- a CDS encoding tetratricopeptide repeat protein, with protein sequence MKKLFISLALVLLCVAQVNAQSKEAESALKGLAKAKETSQNPKKADRADTWMKLGNAYAACYDAPINGLWIDAPQMQVKLLLKDQTVTGSQKKEVNGQVYTVDSYADKDLYYDASGKLAAWVIKQPTLTDEDALSCAYNAFKKGEELKASKSDLTAAFKTLGQRYWQSAISASRVGDNKTASVCFEKSFEATSDPSVGMVDTMALYNAGVTASMSKDDDRAISLLHKCMEMNYDSNGEAYAYLSSAYKQKRDTAKAKEVLALGFAKYPTSQSILIELINTYLSTKDDPNKILEYIHTAQKNEPTNASLIYTEGNIYKTLKKYDQAIACYQKALQVDPTYVYAPFAEGDAYYSMGLELQEKAAMETDDAKYNALNEQLNQCLEKAIVPFEKAFSIAKDKEVQKYCAEYLKNIYFRFRDKNETYKAGYDKYNKFLDEASK encoded by the coding sequence ATGAAAAAGTTATTTATCTCATTGGCTCTTGTGCTGCTTTGCGTTGCGCAAGTTAACGCACAGTCAAAAGAAGCCGAGTCTGCTTTAAAAGGACTTGCAAAAGCTAAGGAAACTTCTCAAAATCCTAAAAAAGCTGATAGGGCTGACACCTGGATGAAATTGGGAAATGCATACGCTGCATGCTATGATGCTCCAATCAACGGACTTTGGATTGATGCACCTCAGATGCAGGTTAAACTTTTGCTAAAAGACCAAACCGTAACAGGTTCACAAAAGAAAGAAGTTAACGGACAGGTTTATACCGTTGACAGTTACGCTGACAAAGACCTTTATTATGATGCATCCGGCAAACTTGCCGCATGGGTTATCAAGCAGCCTACGCTGACTGATGAAGACGCACTAAGTTGCGCATATAATGCATTTAAGAAAGGGGAGGAGCTTAAGGCTTCCAAGAGCGATTTGACCGCCGCCTTTAAGACACTTGGCCAAAGATATTGGCAATCAGCAATTAGCGCTTCCAGAGTTGGAGACAATAAGACAGCTTCCGTATGTTTTGAGAAATCATTTGAGGCTACTTCTGATCCTTCTGTAGGAATGGTTGATACAATGGCATTGTACAATGCCGGTGTTACAGCTTCTATGTCTAAGGATGATGACAGAGCTATTTCATTGCTGCACAAGTGCATGGAAATGAATTATGATTCAAACGGCGAGGCTTACGCATACCTATCTTCCGCTTACAAACAGAAGAGAGATACTGCAAAGGCAAAGGAAGTTCTTGCATTGGGCTTTGCAAAATATCCTACCAGCCAGAGCATTCTAATTGAGCTGATTAACACTTACCTAAGCACAAAGGATGATCCTAATAAGATTCTTGAGTACATTCATACTGCACAGAAAAATGAGCCTACAAATGCCTCTTTGATTTACACAGAAGGGAATATTTATAAGACTTTGAAAAAGTATGACCAGGCAATTGCTTGCTATCAGAAAGCTTTGCAGGTAGATCCTACTTACGTTTACGCTCCATTTGCTGAGGGTGATGCTTATTATTCAATGGGTCTTGAGTTGCAGGAGAAAGCTGCAATGGAGACTGATGATGCTAAGTACAATGCTTTGAATGAGCAACTTAACCAGTGCCTTGAGAAAGCTATCGTTCCTTTTGAGAAAGCATTCTCTATTGCAAAGGATAAAGAAGTTCAGAAATATTGCGCTGAATATCTAAAGAATATCTATTTCCGTTTCCGTGATAAGAATGAAACTTACAAGGCCGGATATGATAAATATAATAAGTTCTTGGATGAAGCTTCCAAGTAA